The following are encoded together in the Phocoena sinus isolate mPhoSin1 chromosome 11, mPhoSin1.pri, whole genome shotgun sequence genome:
- the TGM4 gene encoding LOW QUALITY PROTEIN: protein-glutamine gamma-glutamyltransferase 4 (The sequence of the model RefSeq protein was modified relative to this genomic sequence to represent the inferred CDS: inserted 2 bases in 2 codons; deleted 2 bases in 1 codon; substituted 2 bases at 2 genomic stop codons), with amino-acid sequence MGTLSQFCWCQDMPLTESRPRMDQSCQGGGWQPPHAVVGKYHLLVKSGNKHIFKSEENMLYPFLFNPWCEELRVLGIPARSMTAYDSARDTENSLTVDTYLNETGEXISSMTEIPSDMSLPIRVYSCSPEEREVMDHAFSFRRYESEYKLPQKEDLLXMCVQADPVLLGNPIKFTITLKRKTDSYPKDCHISGSLELQTYTSKNATSLGILHKTTQRQGQAPEETLPLDSNTYMGSLXFDDEPIIKSFIIAGILESKETTASQEFASFQYPELPVEVSHLQAEGSPGWSSALACGWGPKNPGGTPDGASQNHRLQMGLGGAGRSLLPDTGRIGQPLIGTYIFXNAPHIPLTDTKSSVESLGVSLLQTIDQGTVKPGETVRFQIKGIPTIAGLEKFIKFSSNQVKEVHAEKTVLVTTSLCLMPWKEAAALTGSKPWLSVSAFPALGLAFR; translated from the exons ATGGGGACACTGTCACAGTTCTGCTGGTGCCAGGACATGCCCCTCACGGAGTCTAGGCCCCGCATGGATCAGTCGT GTCAAGGTGGTGGTTGGCAGCCCCCGCACGCTGTCGTAGGCAAGTACCACCTGCTAgtgaaaagtggaaacaaacatATCTTCAAGTCTGAAGAAAACATGTTGTACCCA TTTCTTTTCAACCCATGGTGTGAGG AGCTGAGAGTATTGGGCATCCCAGCACGCAGCATGACCGCCTATGATTCAGCCCGTGACACTGAAAATAGCCTCACGGTAGACACCTACCTGAATGAGACAGGCG CCATCTCTAGCATGACTGAGATTCCATCTGACATGTCTCTGCCCATCAGAGTGTATTCTT GCTCCCCTGAGGAGAGGGAGGTCATGGACCATGCCTTCTCCTTCCGCCGTTATGAGAGCGAGTACAAACTACCCCAAAAAGAGGACCTTCTTTAGATGTGTGTCCAGGCAGATCCTGTGCTGCTGGGAAACCCTATCAAGTTCACCATCACTCtcaaaagaaagacagacagCTACCCCAAAGACTGTCACATCTCGGGCTCCCTTGAACTGCAGACATACACGAGCAAAAACGCCACCAGCCTGGGCATCCTTCATAAGACCACACAGAGGCAAGGTCAAG CACCTGAAGAGACTCTGCCCTTGGACTCCAATACCTACATGGGCAGCC TGTTTGATGATGAACCAATCATCAAAAGTTTCATAATTGCAGGAATTCTAGAGTCCAAGGAAACGACCGCCTCTCAGGAGTTTGCATCTTTCCAGTACCCTGAGCTCCCTGTAGAGGTTAGCCACCTGCAGGCAGAAGGGTCTCCTGGCTGGAGTTCGGCCTTGGCTTGCGGGTGGGGCCCTAAGAATCCTGGAGGGACCCCTG ATGGGGCATCTCAGAACCACAGGCTGCAGATGGGGCTGGGTGGTGCAGGACGGTCTTTA CTGCCTGACACAGGCAGAATTGGCCAGCCACTTATCGGCACTTACATCTTCTAAAATGCCCCGCACATCCCTTTGACAGACACCAAGTCCTCTGTGGAAAGCCTGGGCGTCTCCCTGCTGCAGACCATTGACCAAGG GACGGTGAAGCCAGGTGAGACCGTTAGATTCCAAATAAAAGGCATCCCAACAATAGCTGGACTTGAGAAATTTATCAAGTTTAGTTCCAATCAGGTGAAAGAGGTTCATGCTGAGAAGACTGTTCTCGTGACAACTAGCCTTTGCCTGATGCCTTGGAAAGAGGCAGCAGCTCTGACTGGCTCTAAGCCTTGGTTGAGCGTTTCAGCATTTCCTGCTTTGGGATTAGCTTTCAGATAA